One Flagellimonas sp. CMM7 genomic region harbors:
- a CDS encoding LytTR family DNA-binding domain-containing protein: MKKVLIADDEKAGRILIKEYLEDYPDLVLIAEVNNGVDAITEINRFKPDLVFLDIQMPGKTGFEVLNHLEEIPKIIFSTAYDEYALKAFEVHAVDYLLKPYTKERFKIAVERLNSDNQKIEGLAQSIFMEETSYPNRVLVHHNKKLITIKCEEIIWIEAYGDYSKIHTINQIHLSNFGISDLEQKLNPQLFLRVHRSSMINLDRVKELNKYGKSYDVTMENGDVIRVSRGYMDTIKRIML, from the coding sequence ATGAAAAAAGTCTTAATTGCAGACGACGAAAAGGCAGGTAGAATTCTTATTAAAGAATATTTAGAAGATTATCCAGATTTAGTGCTCATAGCTGAGGTAAATAATGGTGTAGATGCTATTACGGAAATAAATAGGTTTAAGCCAGATTTGGTTTTTTTGGACATTCAAATGCCCGGTAAAACTGGGTTTGAGGTATTGAATCATTTAGAAGAAATTCCAAAAATCATTTTTTCAACAGCGTACGACGAATATGCGCTTAAAGCCTTTGAGGTTCATGCGGTGGACTATTTATTAAAACCATACACCAAAGAACGTTTTAAGATAGCCGTTGAACGTTTAAACTCGGACAACCAAAAAATAGAAGGTTTGGCCCAGAGCATTTTTATGGAGGAGACTTCGTATCCCAATCGGGTTTTGGTGCATCACAATAAAAAACTGATAACCATTAAATGTGAAGAAATCATATGGATTGAGGCCTATGGTGACTATTCCAAAATACATACTATCAACCAAATCCATCTTAGTAATTTTGGCATTTCAGATTTAGAACAAAAGCTTAATCCACAATTGTTCTTGAGGGTCCATCGTTCCTCAATGATCAATCTAGATCGGGTTAAAGAACTCAATAAATATGGTAAAAGTTATGATGTAACCATGGAAAATGGTGATGTCATTAGGGTGAGCCGC
- a CDS encoding sensor histidine kinase, which yields MGNKVIWGITVRELLIVLSFYIVSAFFYHLTVWSSSAQYSTTNSALLGLKAFVDGGGLQYGIFLLFTIPIWWLIFIKLKPIKLWKRLLLHMFFLPIFIYTAQILYYYVCEALGWFHLEGSAQVWDLYIPALFYLIQFGIFHAYEHYKENQKKLKLEGELKQAALKSELAAIKAQLNPHFLYNVFNTINASVPPKQEKTRQLIATLSDLFRYQLKASKKELVTLEEELDFVKKYLKLEKARFEERLNIEINVPESLYKEQIPPMLLQPLVENSVKHGISNNLKGGTISITIFKEAEKLKFEIADTGIGVEDKESLFNKGIGLTNTRLRLLKMYQSKLEVLDNNPQGLKISFVL from the coding sequence AACTGTCTGGTCCAGTTCAGCGCAGTATAGCACTACCAATTCAGCGCTTCTTGGACTCAAGGCATTTGTTGATGGCGGAGGACTTCAATATGGTATATTCTTATTGTTCACCATTCCTATTTGGTGGTTGATTTTTATAAAGTTAAAGCCCATTAAGCTCTGGAAACGTTTGCTATTGCACATGTTTTTTCTACCTATTTTTATTTACACCGCCCAGATACTGTATTACTATGTTTGTGAAGCATTGGGATGGTTTCATCTTGAAGGTTCTGCCCAGGTATGGGACCTGTACATTCCGGCTCTTTTTTATCTTATTCAGTTTGGAATATTTCATGCCTATGAACATTACAAGGAAAATCAGAAAAAATTGAAATTGGAAGGAGAGCTCAAACAAGCGGCCTTAAAAAGTGAGTTGGCCGCCATAAAAGCACAATTAAATCCACATTTCTTGTATAACGTATTTAATACCATCAATGCTTCTGTACCTCCTAAACAAGAAAAAACCAGGCAACTTATTGCCACACTTTCAGATCTGTTTCGGTATCAGCTCAAAGCATCTAAAAAAGAGCTTGTAACTCTTGAAGAGGAGCTCGATTTTGTAAAAAAATACCTGAAATTGGAAAAAGCACGTTTTGAAGAACGACTTAATATTGAGATTAATGTTCCTGAATCCCTATACAAGGAACAAATTCCACCAATGCTTTTACAGCCTTTGGTAGAAAATTCGGTGAAGCATGGCATTTCTAACAATTTAAAGGGTGGAACTATTTCCATTACCATTTTTAAGGAAGCTGAAAAATTAAAGTTTGAAATTGCAGATACTGGAATTGGGGTAGAAGACAAAGAGAGCTTGTTCAACAAAGGTATTGGGCTTACAAATACACGATTGCGTCTGTTAAAAATGTATCAGTCCAAACTGGAAGTTTTGGATAATAACCCACAAGGTCTAAAAATATCTTTTGTGTTATGA